The proteins below come from a single Mauremys reevesii isolate NIE-2019 unplaced genomic scaffold, ASM1616193v1 Contig92, whole genome shotgun sequence genomic window:
- the LOC120395054 gene encoding golgin subfamily A member 3-like translates to MDRSQIAHALKLSERRLEEFEDERRQLQKMADFAVTLERELEQVKLILHQRDLQFESLQQEHLVLMKQLTLTQESLYTKEQSLNDLQTQYDELVARLEEFQGDVISKDDTIQYLQNEKIVLEVALQAAKASKEELDEGANFLGESTEAVSEILAQLSQVENLQQESASLKKQTQKVKEQFLQQKVMVEAYQRDASSQDQLISALKSIKKRLDLEVKELKRELLKLRSEKQSIDVECSKLQKEVSQVHQQIVELESHLQSVQKERDAQIADGGNNQASHEWIQALEIELQAVSHSKMMSEKELQEVISLTSQELQESRGFRRKIKRLEEINKKLALELKHERGKLTGLGQSNIALRKHSNIPETVLAEREADLVQLNLRVQAVLNIQALQTALEREKSKVNNLKKQVAAATVDAAHNHHHYRAAVLELNEIKKELQAKELLVQTLQAEADKLQAIIERAHASFKVLLLRQKGGICSERADALDKTPAARLLKALYVLNWLHLGKNSQVPPAIKHVSGMTGEEQ, encoded by the exons ATGGATCGCTCGCAGATCGCTCACGCCCTCAAGCTCAGCGAG AGACGATTGGAGGAGTTTGAGGATGAGAGAAGACAACTGCAGAAAATGGCTGATTTTGCAGTAACACTGGAGCGAGAACTGGAACAGGTTAAATTGATTCTGCATCAGCGAGATCTACAGTTTGAATCTTTACAGCAAGAGCATCTAGTGCTCATGAAGCAGCTCACCTTAACCCAAGAATCATTGTACACCAAAGAGCAGTCCCTAAATGACCTACAGACTCAATATGATGAGCTGGTGGCCAGGTTAGAGGAATTCCAGGGTGATGTTATTTCTAAGGATGACACGATCCAATATTTGCAGAATGAGAAGATTGTCCTAGAggtagctctgcaggcagcaaaaGCAAGCAAAGAAGAACTTGATGAAGGAGCAAACTTCTTAGGTGAAAGTACTGAGGCAGTATCAGAAATCTTGGCACAATTGAGCCAGGTGGAAAATCTGCAACAGGAAAGTGCCAGCCTGAAGAAACAGACCCAAAAAGTAAAGGAGCAGTTCTTACAGCAAAAGGTAATGGTGGAAGCTTATCAAAGAGATGCAAGTTCACAGGACCAGCTGATTAGTGCATTAAAATCTATAAAGAAGCGGCTGGATTTggaagtgaaagaattaaaaCGGGAGTTACTGAAACTTCGAAGTGAAAAGCAGTCCATTGATGTTGAATGCTCAAAACTTCAGAAGGAAGTATCCCAGGTTCACCAGCAGATAGTGGAGTTAGAAAGCCACCTCCAGTCAGTGCAAAAAGAACGGGATGCACAAATCGCTGATGGAGGAAATAACCAGGCTTCCCATGAATGGATTCAAGCTTTGGAGATAGAGCTGCAGGCTGTTAGCCACAGTAAGATGATGTCGGAGAAAGAGCTGCAAGAAGTAATTTCACTCACCAGCCAGGAGCTTCAAGAATCTAGAGGTTTCAGGAGAAAGATAAAACGTTTGGAAGAAATAAACAAGAAGTTGGCCCTCGAACTGAAACATGAACGGGGGAAGCTCACTGGTCTTGGTCAGTCTAACATTGCTTTGCGAAAGCACAGCAACATCCCCGAAACAGTActagcagagagagaggcagacctGGTGCAGCTGAATCTCCGGGTTCAAGCAGTCCTAAATATTCAAGCTTTACAGACTGCCTTAGAAAGAGAAAAGTCAAAAGTTAATAACCTTAAAAAGCAGGTTGCGGCAGCCACAGTAGATGCAGCACATAACCATCATCATTATAGAGCTGCTGTTCTTGAGCTGAATGAAATTAAGAAGGAGCTACAAGCCAAAGAACTGCTTGTCCAAACCCTTCAGGCTGAAGCAGACAAACTACAAGCTATTATTGAACGTGCTCATGCCTCTTTTAAGGTGCTCCTTTTAAGACAAAAAGGGGGGATTTGCAGTGAGCGGGCAGACGCCTTGGATAAGACGCCTGCCGCTCGGTTGCTGAAAGCTCTTTACGTGCTTAATTGGTTACATCTTGGTAAAAACAGCCAGGTGCCCCCCGCGATTAAACATGTCAGCGGGAtgactggggaagagcagg